From Lolium perenne isolate Kyuss_39 chromosome 5, Kyuss_2.0, whole genome shotgun sequence, a single genomic window includes:
- the LOC127300734 gene encoding uncharacterized protein, with translation MVLGLRTKTKKDAAIHVDFNIFIQEISPWPPSESIKSLRSAVLFWENGERNSGKTNTVAPSIGSGSTVGKIEFNEFISIQVVFQKEGSSKSGKWQRNLLELNLYEPRRDKLKGQHLGTATLDLAEHAMFHEDTAVPVPLNCKRSFKSNAHPMIYLRIQPLDGDSSSVSSRDALSKEASVDKDSKEFVSATMSEEYTEDAGFASFTDDDEEETPYPYRSDGSVHTGSNRSQDSLKGKDVRVVGNEGTSSSLDSQHEVPSSSTKVRTEEVENHPIQIQKASIHPGMLSLLSDLPREQSPSLPPHSALRTGRKMSFAYGMTDSNQRQFRDRTYSTLTSDREKNMRFSMRVPDVNGSAINKKVDSQKEEVNEVDSKDILIAHHTKGSTDNVMQAQVPIRISNSRSDNKVRELELKVEMLETELREAAASEIGLYSVVAEHGSSANKVHTPARRLSRHFIHAFKNWPREKMGSAARSASSGLVFVAKACGYDVARLSFWLSNCVVLRAIVTETCKQSDNGNSINAADYNSSTASRRNSASMWESLNRKKGKLLSPEFDNWEDIDTFIAALKKIESWIFSRIVECIWWQAFTPHMQSAYISSESKTCLNLKKRYGKITVVGNQQQATLSIDIWNKAFKQASEKICPVRAAGHECGCLPVLAKLAMEQCIARLDIAMFNAILRESEDEIPTDPMSDPITDPKVLPIPSGKFSFGAGVQLKNAIGSWSRCLTDLFGMDMDDYLEVENGDGENGISEIRKPFYFLNALSDLLMIPKDVLIESRKELCPTFSSSIIRSILHGFVPDEFCPDPIQDSLLHALELEEHLEGSDKGIQAVPCSASPILYSYPAPGSILSIIGDPRKSGSAVLRKSNTSDDELDELSSPLSFISKAPANPLAKLKQISGSNTARYRLLHDVWRLDDQ, from the exons ATGGTGCTTGGTCTCCGAACCAAGACAAAGAAGGATGCCGCCATCCATGTAGACTTCAATATCTTCATCCAAGAAATAAGCCCATGGCCCCCTTCTGAATCCATCAAATCTTTGCGTTCTGCGGTTCTCTTTTGGGAAAACGGTGAGCGAAATTCTGGGAAGACAAACACTGTTGCACCATCAATCGGGTCAGGTTCCACAGTAGGTAAGATCGAATTTAATGAGTTCATAAGCATACAGGTTGTTTTTCAAAAGGAGGGGTCATCCAAAAGTGGAAAGTGGCAGAGGAATCTGCTCGAGTTGAATTTATATGAACCGAGAAGGGATAAACTCAAGGGACAGCATTTGGGGACTGCAACCCTAGATTTGGCCGAGCATGCAATGTTTCACGAGGACACTGCTGTTCCAGTGCCTCTCAACTGTAAAAGGAGTTTTAAAAGCAATGCACATCCTATGATTTATCTTCGAATTCAGCCGTTGGATGGGGATAGCTCGAGTGTTTCCTCGAGAGATGCATTATCCAAAGAGGCATCAGTTGATAAGGATTCAAAGGAATTTGTGTCGGCAACAATGAGTGAGGAGTACACTGAGGATGCTGGGTTTGCTTCCTTCactgatgacgatgaggaagaaACTCCATATCCGTACCGCTCTGATGGGAGTGTGCACACAGGTAGTAATAGATCCCAGGACTCTCTCAAG GGAAAGGATGTCAGGGTAGTTGGTAATGAAGGCACCAGCTCATCACTGGATTCCCAGCATGAAGTGCCATCTTCCAGTACAAAAGTGAGGACTGAAGAAGTTGAAAATCATCCGATTCAAATTCAAAAGGCAAGCATCCATCCAGGGATGCTGTCTCTTTTATCAGATTTACCCAGAGAACAATCTCCATCTCTTCCACCACACAGTGCTCTCAGAACTGGTCGTAAAATGTCATTTGCTTATGGTATGACTGACTCCAATCAAAGACAATTTCGCGACAGAACATATAGCACTTTAACTAGTGATAGAGAAAAGAATATGAGGTTCAGTATGAGAGTTCCAGATGTTAACGGAAGTGCCATAAATAAGAAAGTTGATTCCCAGAAGGAAGAAGTGAATGAAGTTGATTCCAAAGATATCTTAATCGCTCATCATACTAAGGGCAGCACTGATAATGTAATGCAAGCCCAGGTGCCAATACGCATTTCAAATAGTCGAAGTGATAACAAAGTTCGAGAACTGGAACTTAAAGTTGAGATGCTTGAAACTGAGCTGCGGGAAGCCGCTGCTTCTGAGATAGGCCTTTATTCTGTTGTTGCAGAACATGGTAGCTCagcaaacaaggtccatacaccaGCACGAAGGCTGTCTAGGCATTTTATTCATGCATTTAAAAACTGGCCCAGAGAAAAGATGGGAAGTGCAGCAAGGAGTGCTTCCTCTGGGCTGGTTTTTGTCGCAAAAGCTTGCGGATATGATGTTGCAAG GTTGAGTTTCTGGCTGTCAAACTGTGTGGTGCTGCGAGCAATTGTTACTGAGACTTGTAAGCAATCGGACAACGGAAATAGCATTAATGCTGCTGATTATAATTCCAGCACAGCATCCAGGAGAAATTCTGCATCAATGTGGGAATCACTTAATCGGAAGAAAGGAAAACTGCTTTCACCTGAGTTTGATAACTGGGAAGATATTGACACGTTTATAGCTGCATTAAAGAAGATTGAATCGTGGATATTCTCACGGATTGTTGAATGCATTTGGTGGCAG GCATTCACACCACATATGCAATCTGCTTATATAAGTAGTGAATCAAAGACTTGTTTGAATCTGAAGAAACGTTATGGAAAGATTACTGTTGTGGGCAATCAGCAACAAGCAACCTTATCAATAGACATTTGGAATAAGGCTTTCAAACAGGCATCAGAGAAGATTTGCCCAGTAAGGGCAGCTGGGCATGAATGTGGGTGCCTGCCTGTGTTGGCCAAACTT GCGATGGAGCAGTGCATAGCTAGATTGGACATAGCAATGTTCAATGCTATTTTACGGGAGTCAGAAGATGAGATTCCAACAGATCCCATGTCTGATCCAATAACTGATCCGAAGGTTCTTCCCATCCCATCTGGAAAATTTAGCTTTGGTGCCGGGGTCCAACTGAAAAATGCT ATTGGCAGCTGGTCCAGATGCCTTACCGACTTGTTTGGTATGGATATGGACGACTATCTAGAAGTTGAGAATGGGGATGGTGAAAATGGCATTTCTGAAATTCGCAAACCATTCTATTTTCTAAATGCATTAAGTGATCTCCTAATGATCCCCAAAGATGTGCTCATTGAAAGTAGGAAAGAG CTTTGTCCTACCTTTAGTTCATCGATCATAAGGagtatacttcatggctttgtgccGGATGAATTTTGCCCAGACCCAATTCAAGATAGTTTGCTTCACGCTCTAGAGTTGGAG GAGCATCTAGAGGGCAGCGACAAGGGCATACAAGCGGTCCCCTGCAGCGCTTCTCCCATCTTGTACTCATACCCTGCACCTGGATCAATCCTAAGCATCATTGGCGATCCTAGGAAGAGTGGATCGGCAGTCCTCCGTAAGTCCAACACGAGCGATGATGAGCTCGATGAGCTGAGCTCGCCATTGAGCTTCATCTCCAAGGCTCCAGCGAATCCACTTGCCAAGCTGAAGCAGATCAGCGGCTCCAACACGGCGAGGTACAGGCTCCTTCATGACGTGTGGAGGCTAGATGACCAGTAG